In Mycobacterium sp. ITM-2016-00317, the genomic window GCATCACGCCGCCCACCGAGGTGCCTGCCAGTAGCTGCAGGTCGTCGGCCCACCACTGGGTGCCGAAGCCGTTGACGCGGACCCAGTCGGTGTGGCCCTCGCCGAGCCAGCGGGTCACGTTCGCGCGCGCCGCGGCCTTGTCCTTGGGCGCCACCGCGTCCTCGATGTCGAGAACGACGATGTCGGCCCTGGAGTGGGCGGCCGCCTCGAACCGCTCGTACTGCGCACCGTTGACGAGCAGCCAGCTGCGCGCCAGTACGGGGTTGATCCGCCGGCCCTGCTCGCCGAACGCTGATTCTCCGAAAGTCTGGTCGTACACGCAGCTCACACTAGGTGAGTGCCGAAGAACGACCGCATCGCGTCCCAGTGCTTGCGCGCCGCGGGCTCGTCGTAGGGTCCGTTGTCGGGCACGGCGAACCCGTGGAACGCCGAGTACCACTCGATGACGTGCTCGACGCCGGCGGCGGTGAGCGCCTTGTCCAGCAGCTCGCCGTCCGCCGCGGTGAACGACCGGTCGCTCTTGGCGGCGCCGACGTAGACGGCGGCGCGGATCCTGTCGGCGAGCAGGTGCGGGCTGTCCGCGGCGTCGGTGACCAGGCCGCCGCCGTGGAACGACATGGCCGCCGCGACCCGCTCGGGGAGCCGGCCGGCGATCACCAGCGACGTCCTGCCACCCATGCAGTAGCCGGTGGTGCCGAACGCGTCGCCCCGCACTTCGGGTCGCCCGCCCAGGTAGTCGAAGAGCGCGGCCGCGTCCGAGGCCATGATCTCGGGCGTCACCTTCGCGATCATCCCGGACAGGCGTTTGCGCTCGGCCGGGTCCTCGAACACCGTCGACATCGTGAACGGCGCCCAGTCGCCGTCGCGGTAGTACACGTCGGGTACCAGCACCGCATAGCCGTAGCCGGCCAGCCGGTCGGCCATCGCGCGGAAGGTGGGCCGGGCGCCTCCGGCGTCGGGATACATGACCACACCGGGCCAGGGCCCGCCCGAGTCCGGAGTGTGCAGGCTGATGGGGCAGGAGCCGTCGTCGGTCGCCACGGTGTCGGTGATCCTCGGCATGGGTTCCGTTCTACTCCCGTCGGCGCGACGTAAGCTAGCCCCGTGCCGATCGCCACCCCCTACGAGGATCTGTTGCGTCTGGTGTTCGATACCGGCATCGCCAAATCCGACCGCACCGGAACGGGCACCCGAAGCCTGTTCGGTCACCAGATGCGGTACGACCTGAACGCCGGGTTCCCGCTGCTCACCACCAAGAAGGTGCACACCAAGTCGATCGTGTACGAGCTGCTGTGGTTCCTGCGCGGCGACTCGAACGTGCGGTGGCTGCAGGAGCGCGGTGTCACGATCTGGGACGAATGGGCTTCTCCGACAGGAGATCTGGGCCCCGTCTACGGAGTGCAGTGGCGGTCCTGGCCGACCCCGTCCGGCGAGCACATCGACCAGATCAGCGCCGCGCTGGAACTGCTCAAGCGCGATCCCGACTCGCGCCGCAACATCGTCTCGGCGTGGAACGTCGGCGAGATCCCGCAGATGGCGCTGCCGCCGTGTCACGCGTTCTTCCAGTTCTACGTCGCCGACGGCCGGCTGAGCTGCCAGCTCTACCAGCGCAGCGCCGACCTGTTCCTCGGCGTGCCGTTCAACATCGCCAGCTACGCGCTGCTGACCCACATGATGGCCGCGCAGGCGGGCCTCGGGGTGGGGGAGTTCATCTGGACCGGCGGCGACTGCCACATCTACGACAACCACGTCGCGCAGGTCACCGAGCAGCTGTCCCGCGAACCGCGACCGTATCCGGAACTCGTTCTGGCGCCGCGTGATTCGATCTTCGACTACACCTTTGAGGACGTCGTCATCAAAAACTACGACCCGCATCCGGCGATCAAGGCCCCGGTGGCTGTATGAGGACTGCTTGCAGGTCCGAATCGAAGATGTTGAGGACTGCTTGCAGGTCCGAATCGAAGATGTTGAGGACTGCTTGCAGGTCCGAATCGAAGATGTTGAGGACTGCTTGCAGGTCCGAATCATGAGTACGACCGAACTCAACCTGATCTGGGCGCAGTCCAGTTCCGGGGTGATCGGCCGGGGCAACGGGATCCCGTGGCAGGTGCCCGAGGACATGGCCCGCTTCAAGGAGCTGACCATGGGCCACACGGTGATCATGGGCAGGCTCACGTGGGAGTCGCTGCCGGCGAAGTTCCGCCCGCTGCCGGGCCGCCGAAATGTCGTAGTGACGCGGCAGGCTGACTACATGGCTGACGGAGCAGAGGTGGTGACGTCCCTGGAGGACGCCCCGCTGGACGACGCATGGGTGATCGGCGGATCGCAGATCTACGGGCTGGCACTGCCGCTGGCGACGCGGTGCGAGGTCACCGAGGTCGACATCGGCCTGCGCAGGGAAGACGACGACGCGCTGGCGCCCGTTCTCGACGAGTCATGGATCGGCACCGAAGAGGACTGGCGAGACAGCGCGTCGGGGCTTCGGTACCGGTTCTACACCTATAAGAGGCGATGAAACTCACCGCCGCGCAGGCGCGGCGGGTGGCGGTGGCGGCCCAGGGCTTCCACGAGGCCGCGCCGACGGGACCGGTCACGCGCGCGCATCTGAAGCGGCTGATCGCGCGCCTGCAGGTGCTGCAGCTGGACTCGGTGTCGGTGGCGGTGCGCGCGCACTACGCGCCGGTGTTCAGCAGACTGGGACCCTACGACCGCGAGCTGCTCGACCGTGCCGCGTGGAGTCATTCGGCGCGGTCGCCCCGGCTGCTGGTCGAGTACTGGGCGCACGAGGCCGCGCTGATGGCGGTAGACGACTGGCCGCTGCTGCGCTGGCGGATGCGGGAGTACGAGCACGGCCGGTGGGGCAGGGAGATCGTCAAGAAGAACGCCAAGCTGGCCGACGACATCGTCGCCGCGGTGGGCGTGCTGGGGCCGTCGACGGCCGGGCAGATCGAGGCGTACCTGGAGTCCGAGCCGCGGGGCCGCAAGGGTCCGTGGTGGGACCGCAGCGACACCAAGTGGGTCGCTGAGGCGTTGTGGTCGGCCGGCGTGCTGACGACCGCGACGCGGGTCGGGTTCGCCCGGCACTACGACCTGACCGAGCGTGTGCTGCCCGCGGAGGTGGTCGAGCGCCAGGTGGACGAGGCCGACGCGGTACGGGAGCTGGTGTCGCGGGCGGCCACCTCGCTCGGGGTGGCCACCGAAGCCGACCTGCGGGACTACTTCCGGCTCAGCGCCCGCCAGGTCAAACCGGCCGTGGCCGACCTGCTGGCCGCCGGCGAGATCGAGCAGGTCGAGGTCGACGGCTGGTCGGCGCCCGCCTACCTGCGGACCGGGCAGACCGTCCCGCGCCGCGACCGCGGCACCGCGCTGCTGTGCCCGTTCGACCCCCTGATCTTCTTCCGGCCCCGGGTGGAGCGGCTGTTCGGCGGATTCCACTACCGCATCGAGATCTACACCCCGGCGCCGAAGCGGCGGTACGGCTACTACGTGTGGCCGTTCCTGCTCGACGGGAACCTGGTCGGCCGCGTCGACCTCAAGGCCGACCGGACCGCGGGGACGCTGCAGGTCCTCGGCGCGTTCACCGAGGACGGCCGCGACCACGCGCACGTCGCCGCGGAGTTGGCCACCCAGCTGACGTCGATGGCGGGCTGGCTCGGGCTTCCCGACGTGACCGTGGGGGAGCGCGGCGACCTGGTCCCGCGGCTGCGCGCCGCGTTGGCCGGCTGAACCCGGCGTACGGCTGTCCGCTGGGCCCGGCGGCCCGACCGTGACGTTAGGCTCACCCGATGGCCGAGATCGCGCCGCTGCGCGTGCAACTGATCGCCAGGACGGAGTTCACCGCGCCGCCGGATGTGCCGTGGAGCACCGACGCCGACGGGGGCCCCGCACTGGTCGAGTTCGCCGGCCGCGCCTGCTACCAGAGCTGGAGCAAGCCCAACCCGCGCACCGCGACCAACGCCGCCTACGTCCGCCACATCATCGACGTCGGCCATTTCTCGGTGCTC contains:
- a CDS encoding dienelactone hydrolase family protein encodes the protein MPRITDTVATDDGSCPISLHTPDSGGPWPGVVMYPDAGGARPTFRAMADRLAGYGYAVLVPDVYYRDGDWAPFTMSTVFEDPAERKRLSGMIAKVTPEIMASDAAALFDYLGGRPEVRGDAFGTTGYCMGGRTSLVIAGRLPERVAAAMSFHGGGLVTDAADSPHLLADRIRAAVYVGAAKSDRSFTAADGELLDKALTAAGVEHVIEWYSAFHGFAVPDNGPYDEPAARKHWDAMRSFFGTHLV
- a CDS encoding thymidylate synthase, translating into MPIATPYEDLLRLVFDTGIAKSDRTGTGTRSLFGHQMRYDLNAGFPLLTTKKVHTKSIVYELLWFLRGDSNVRWLQERGVTIWDEWASPTGDLGPVYGVQWRSWPTPSGEHIDQISAALELLKRDPDSRRNIVSAWNVGEIPQMALPPCHAFFQFYVADGRLSCQLYQRSADLFLGVPFNIASYALLTHMMAAQAGLGVGEFIWTGGDCHIYDNHVAQVTEQLSREPRPYPELVLAPRDSIFDYTFEDVVIKNYDPHPAIKAPVAV
- a CDS encoding dihydrofolate reductase, whose product is MSTTELNLIWAQSSSGVIGRGNGIPWQVPEDMARFKELTMGHTVIMGRLTWESLPAKFRPLPGRRNVVVTRQADYMADGAEVVTSLEDAPLDDAWVIGGSQIYGLALPLATRCEVTEVDIGLRREDDDALAPVLDESWIGTEEDWRDSASGLRYRFYTYKRR
- a CDS encoding DNA glycosylase AlkZ-like family protein, translating into MKLTAAQARRVAVAAQGFHEAAPTGPVTRAHLKRLIARLQVLQLDSVSVAVRAHYAPVFSRLGPYDRELLDRAAWSHSARSPRLLVEYWAHEAALMAVDDWPLLRWRMREYEHGRWGREIVKKNAKLADDIVAAVGVLGPSTAGQIEAYLESEPRGRKGPWWDRSDTKWVAEALWSAGVLTTATRVGFARHYDLTERVLPAEVVERQVDEADAVRELVSRAATSLGVATEADLRDYFRLSARQVKPAVADLLAAGEIEQVEVDGWSAPAYLRTGQTVPRRDRGTALLCPFDPLIFFRPRVERLFGGFHYRIEIYTPAPKRRYGYYVWPFLLDGNLVGRVDLKADRTAGTLQVLGAFTEDGRDHAHVAAELATQLTSMAGWLGLPDVTVGERGDLVPRLRAALAG